A single region of the Armatimonadota bacterium genome encodes:
- a CDS encoding Na+/H+-exchanging protein encodes MEFAHILLALVVVLAAAKLLSEFSERASQPAVLGELLAGLILGDSLLRLVDPHNEILHVLAELGAVLLLFEIGLESDITELFRVGWRSLWVAIIGVITPAVLGFGVSMLLGQPAMTAAFIGATLTATSVGITARVMKDLNILRWGESQIVLGAAVADDVIGLLILAVFSGLAQGENMSAWQVGKVLALALVFLAGALTAGLKASHFLLRMAEQMRARAALVTAALVFCFLLAALAQLVGLAPIVGAFSAGLVLARTEHRIRITERASAIADMLVPIFFVMMGAQMNLRAIDVTTPAGLSIVGLAVLLIVVAIAGKLASGLAVWRTRMRPWLVGVGMVPRGEVGLIFATIGLQQKVFDITVYTAVLILVMVTTLVTPPWLRTLARRYGAHVSHTG; translated from the coding sequence ATGGAGTTTGCCCACATCTTGCTGGCACTGGTGGTGGTGCTGGCTGCAGCGAAGCTGCTTTCCGAGTTCAGCGAACGTGCATCGCAGCCTGCTGTACTGGGCGAGTTGCTGGCGGGTTTGATTCTGGGTGATAGCCTGCTGCGTCTCGTAGACCCTCATAATGAAATCCTCCACGTGCTGGCAGAGTTGGGCGCGGTGCTGCTGCTTTTCGAAATCGGTCTGGAGTCGGACATTACCGAGTTGTTCCGTGTAGGCTGGCGCTCGTTGTGGGTGGCAATTATCGGCGTCATCACACCCGCGGTACTGGGCTTCGGCGTGAGCATGCTCTTAGGACAACCTGCCATGACCGCCGCCTTTATTGGAGCGACGCTAACAGCGACCAGCGTGGGCATTACCGCGCGGGTGATGAAGGACCTGAACATTCTGCGCTGGGGCGAGTCGCAAATCGTGCTGGGAGCGGCGGTAGCTGATGACGTGATAGGTCTGCTCATCCTGGCGGTTTTCAGCGGTCTGGCGCAGGGCGAAAACATGTCTGCGTGGCAGGTCGGTAAAGTGCTTGCTCTGGCGCTGGTGTTTCTGGCTGGCGCACTAACCGCCGGTTTAAAAGCCTCACACTTTCTGCTGAGGATGGCGGAGCAGATGCGGGCACGCGCTGCGCTGGTAACCGCCGCGCTGGTATTCTGTTTCTTGCTGGCAGCTCTGGCACAGCTGGTGGGGCTTGCTCCCATTGTCGGTGCGTTCTCTGCTGGGCTGGTGCTTGCCCGCACCGAGCATCGTATCCGCATCACCGAGCGCGCCAGCGCGATAGCCGACATGCTGGTGCCCATCTTCTTCGTGATGATGGGGGCACAGATGAACCTGCGGGCGATAGACGTCACGACCCCTGCTGGGTTGTCTATCGTTGGACTGGCAGTCCTGCTGATTGTGGTGGCGATAGCAGGCAAACTCGCTTCAGGGCTGGCTGTATGGCGCACCCGGATGCGCCCGTGGCTGGTAGGTGTAGGTATGGTGCCGCGTGGGGAAGTCGGTCTCATCTTCGCTACCATCGGGCTGCAGCAGAAGGTCTTCGACATCACCGTGTATACTGCCGTGCTGATACTGGTGATGGTCACTACTCTGGTAACGC